The Lepeophtheirus salmonis chromosome 1, UVic_Lsal_1.4, whole genome shotgun sequence genome has a segment encoding these proteins:
- the LOC121124766 gene encoding serine palmitoyltransferase 2, whose protein sequence is MTQVIEPEPSRPLIQGNDMEQSLSSKEPPCPGDVPPKRRSIHARGHHDKCPLYVALCSYLSYCIIFLVGIIRESIFGIPSKTRETNREGYSPLYASFESFYTRNVFRRLKDSFSHPIASVPGATVKIIGRSSNDHFWSFKMVKSQVKTCINLGSYNYLGFAENNGSTTEATIQEIKDRGLTTCSPRMEYGTSAVHVELERTVSDFIGSEDAITFGMGFATNCLNIPAIVGKKCLVLSDEFNHASIILGLRLSGATVMVFKHNNVDNLDKIIRQAIIRGHPRTRRPWKKILIMVEGVYSMEGSIVRLPEIVAIKKKYGAYLYLDEAHSVGAMGRRGRGIVDYFDLNPKDIDILMGTFTKSFGAAGGYIAGSKTLISYLRTQTQAGCYASSISPPIARQVIASMNAVMYSIDGLKRIHRLLNNSRYFRENLKKLGFIVYGHIDSPVVPLLLFMPSKIQGFVNEMMHFNIATVGVGFPATPITEERVRFCMSAGHSKEMLDEVLSVIDRVGDQLRLKYSSRKRDPNRIIPYYDF, encoded by the coding sequence ATGACCCAGGTCATTGAACCAGAGCCTTCCCGTCCACTTATTCAAGGCAATGATATGGAACAATCTCTCTCTTCAAAAGAGCCACCCTGTCCTGGAGACGTTCCTCCTAAGAGAAGGTCAATACATGCTCGTGGACATCATGACAAGTGTCCACTTTATGTGGCCCTCTGTTCATACTTGTCATACTGTATCATATTTCTAGTTGGCATCATTCGAGAAAGTATTTTTGGAATTCCGTCTAAAACACGAGAAACTAATCGAGAGGGCTATTCCCCTCTTTATGCTAGCTTTGAAAGTTTCTATACAAGAAATGTATTTCGAAGACTCAAAGATTCGTTCTCACACCCTATTGCTTCTGTTCCAGGAGCAACTGTTAAAATCATTGGAAGGTCGTCCAATGATCATTTTTGGAGCTTTAAAATGGTCAAATCACAAGTGAAGACATGCATCAATTTGGGTAGCTATAATTATCTTGGATTTGCAGAGAACAATGGATCTACGACTGAGGCTAcaattcaagaaataaaagaCAGAGGTTTGACCACCTGTAGCCCTAGAATGGAGTATGGAACGAGTGCAGTACATGTTGAATTGGAAAGAACCGTAAGTGATTTCATTGGTTCAGAAGATGCAATAACTTTTGGAATGGGATTCGctacaaattgtttaaatatcccaGCCATAGTCgggaaaaaatgtcttgttctCAGTGATGAATTTAATCACGCTTCTATAATCCTTGGTCTGAGACTTTCCGGAGCTACTGTTATGGTCTTTAAGCATAACAATGTAGataatttggataaaattattCGACAAGCTATCATACGGGGTCATCCAAGAACCCGAAGGCCTTGGAAGAAAATCTTGATCATGGTAGAGGGAGTCTACTCCATGGAAGGATCCATTGTAAGACTCCCTGAGATCGTTGCCATTAAGAAAAAGTATGGTGCTTATTTATACTTGGATGAAGCTCATTCTGTTGGTGCAATGGGAAGAAGAGGTAGAGGCATTGTTGATTACTTTGATCTCAATCCAAAGGACATTGATATTCTCATGGGCACTTTTACGAAGAGTTTTGGTGCTGCCGGGGGATACATTGCAGGCTCTAAAACGCTAATATCCTACTTGAGGACTCAAACTCAAGCAGGCTGTTATGCATCATCTATTTCCCCTCCTATTGCAAGACAAGTTATTGCATCTATGAACGCAGTTATGTATTCCATAGATGGACTTAAAAGGATACATAGACTTCTCAATAACTCTAGATACTTTCGCgaaaacctaaaaaaattaggatttatCGTCTACGGTCACATTGATAGCCCAGTAGTTCCTCTTTTGTTGTTCATGCCGAGCAAAATCCAAGGATTTGTAAATGAAATGATGCATTTTAACATTGCCACAGTGGGAGTCGGCTTTCCAGCAACTCCTATAACAGAAGAAAGGGTGCGTTTCTGTATGTCTGCTGGACACTCTAAGGAAATGTTGGATGAAGTCCTCAGTGTTATAGATAGAGTCGGTGATCAATTAAGACTTAAATATTCCTCAAGAAAAAGGGACCCTAATCGAATTATTCCCTATTATgacttctaa